The Psychroflexus sp. ALD_RP9 region CGTATATACCAAAAATAAAAACGCCATATAAAACAGCGTTCATTATTCCTAAACGCTTATTTTTAGCACTTTTTGTAAAAAAAGAAACTGTTAGTGGTATCATTGGGAAAACACAAGGCGTTAAAAGAGCTATTAAACCACCTACAAAGCCAAGGAAAAAGACCGTCCAAATAGTCGATTCTTCTTTGTTTGTACCTAAATCTTTTGAGAATGATTGTGTGTTTTTAATGTCTACTTTTAATTGATTTTCTAATGAAAGATCTTCAGAGGTAACTTTAACTTCTTGATTTTCAACCTGCGCTAATTGACTTCCTTGAACTTTATAAGTAAATCGTTTTTGGTCTTGTGGTAAACATTTTTCATCATCACAAACTGAAAATAAAAGTTCTAAATTTAAAGTCGCATTAGGATTTATAACCTTTATCTGCTGCTTAAAGGTTACTTCATCTTCAAAATATTTTAAATCTGCTTGAAATATTTCATCATAAGCTTCAATACCTTCAGGCTCTATTGTTTCACCAATTAATTGAAAGTCACTTGCATTAAATGTAAAATTAAGTTCAGTTGGTTCAGGTCCTATTTCATCTGGCTTCAATGGCCTTTGCGATGGTAAATGCCAACTTTCAAGCATTTTAGCTGTTACTTTTATGGTGTAAACAGAATCGTTAACTTGACTTACATCGCTGGAAAACGAAATTGGATTTATAGTTTCTTGCCCTTTAAATTGTTCGCCAAATTGGGCATTAGCCTGTAAACTACAAATGGTAAATAAACCTAATATTATATACTTTAGTTGAGCCATGTTATTTTGAGACATTTATTTTGATTTTCTGTAACTTTAAAATGATGATCTAAACGCTTTTTTACAAGCCATACAATGTGATTTTGATCTTCAAAAACCAATTGTTTTTGTTTTTCGAGTGTTGGCACTTTTAAATCGCGCAAAAAATGAAGAACCTTTTTTTTACCTTTCATACCAAACGGTGTAAAAGTATCATTCGTATTTATTGATCTTAAAATTAAGGGAAATTTAAGTTGATTGATATTTATGCAGACCTGATTAGCTGATTTTGGCATCTTAAAACCTTCAACTGTGGCTTTAAAATATGGCTGTGAGGCTTTAACCAACTCCTCAAGTGAGTTAAACTGTAAAGGTATAAATTCATCTTTAATTTTCCTGTTGTAAAGCCTAAGTTCATCCCTATTTTTTACCAATAGATGTGATTTACTACTAATTTTTTTACCAGTTTCTGCATTAACTAAATGTTTAATATCATCCCAAGCTGTAAAATTAAAATCACTTAACAAATAAAATAACAATTCTAGGTAGTTAGGATACTTCTTCAAGCGGTTTAAATAAATAATACTTACATCAGATTGGGTTTTAAAAACCTCATTTTTAATTAATTGCACATAATCGCTTAACAAAATAGAAGCAGTTTTTAAATGCTGTAAACTACCCATAAAAGCATCTAAAAAATGGGGCGATAGTTGCTCTAATTCTGGTACAATTTGATGCCTGATCTGATTACGCAAATAAGCATTACTCGCATTAGATTCATCCTCACGCCAAGTAATTTTATTTTGTTTCGCAAAACTTAGTAATTCTACTTTACTAAAAATTAAAAGCGGCCTTCTGATGTAACTATTTTTATCAGGAATTGCTGTTAAACCTTTTATTCCACTACCGCGTGAAAGATTAATTAAAAAAGTTTCAAGGTTATCGTTAAGATGATGTGCTGTGAGTAAGTAATCAAATTGATGTGTATTTATTAGCTCATCAAACCAATGATAACGAAGATTACGAGCAGCGACTTGAGTTGATAAGTTGTGCTGTTTTGCATATTTATGAGTTTCAAATTGCCTAACATAATAATCGACTTGACGTTTAATAGCATAATTGACCACAAAATCTTGATCTTGAACTGATGCTTTGCGCAGATTAAAATTACAATGTGCTATGCTGTAGTTAAGCCCTAACTCATGGCACAACTCTACCAAAACCATGCTATCTATACCACCACTTACAGCAATTAACAATTTTGCCGAATTTAATTCTGGGAAGTTTTTATTGAGATGCGTTTTAAATTTCTGTACCATTTATAAAGCAAAAATACGAACTTTAGATTTCTCAAAACTTAAATTTTGCTTAGGAAATGTCCTTACAACTTAATTATCTTTACAAAAAAAAACTAATGAAGTTTTACATTTTAAATTTAATTGTACTAATAAGTATGCAAGTGATGTCTCAAACTAAAGTTGAGGCCGAAAAAAGAATTAATCAATCTAAAGTACCTGAGCTTGCTTTTGACTGGTTAGATGATGCCTATGAAGGTAAAAAAAGAATTAAATGGTATGAACAACAAAGCAGAAATACCCGCGTTTACGAAGCAAAATTTAAATGGAAAGGTAAACGACAAAGTATTGAGTTTGATACTGTAGGAAATATTATTAATATAGAGATTCAATTGAAGTTTAAAAATATTCCTGAAAAAGCTAAAAACATAATTGAAACGTATTTTACAGAAAATTATGAAAACCACAGAATTAAAAAAGTACAGATACAATATTTAGGGAAACCAGACGATTTAGAAGACCTTATTGATGAAGATGAATGGGAAGACATCACTACAAATTATGAAATTGAGTTTTTAGGTCAGTCTGAAACACAGAATGATTTTTTTGAAGCTCTTTTTAATTATAAAGGAGAATTGCTAGAAATCAGAGTTATCGATTTACCATCTTCAGATATATTGAAGTATTAAGCTTTAAGACCTAAAAATCAAACAATAATTGCACAGTTCAAAACGCTTTTATGAAACTAAAACTATTAATTATATTTCTATTCACTTCAACTGTAATCATAGCTCAAAATCGATTTTCAGGTGGCTTAATGCCTGAATTTTCAGTTGGATATTCTATTTCAGAACGCTTTAGCATTCAACATAAAATCGAGTACCAGCAAGCTATGTTTGATCAGGTTGAAGATGATCTCTATTTTGATCTTCAACAAGCTGATATACAGCATTTTTTAGAATATAAAATCTCACCAACTGTCGATGTTGCTGGTGGATATCAATCTCGATTTGAAGCTGATGGTTTTAACCACCATCGAAGTATACAACAAGTGTCATGGATCAGCAGATTAATCGGCTTAAGGATTGGCTACCGATTTAGGACCGACCAAACATTTTCAAACGATGAGTCGCCATTATTTAGATTTAGAATTAGAGCTAAATCCCAATTCCCTTTACAAGGTTTAGAGGTTGACCAAGGCGAACAGTATTTAGTTATCTCTAACGAAGTTATATACATGACAAAAACACAGTCTGACGATTTTGAAAACCGTTTAAATGCAGGAATTGGTCACTATTTTAATGATAACAACAAGCTTGAAATTGGTTTAGATTGGCGTACTGACGATTACTTAGAGCCTGGTTTTAGAAATCGATTATGGCTTAAAGCAAGTTATTATTTGAGTTTATGAAATATAGTTCCATATCGTTTTACCCTTTCTTAATTGTTGATAAGTTTCGATCATTACTTGATGCTCTGGAGCATTAAAATTAGGGTCTTGTTGAATTATTTGGTTTGCATAAGACCGTGCAAGTTTTAAAATTTGGTTATCCTTAACCAAATCAGCTATCTTTAAATTTAAAATACCACTTTGTTGTGTCCCCATTAAATCGCCAGGACCTCGAAGTTTTAAATCAACCTCAGCTAACTCAAAACCATCATTACTCCTACACATGGTTTCAAGTCGAGTTTTAGCATCATTACTTAATTTATGTCCTGTCATTAAGATACAAAAACTTTGCTCTGCTCCTCGCCCAACTCGACCACGTAATTGATGAAGTTGCGATAAACCAAAACGCTCAGCGCTTTCAATTAGCATTACACTAGCGTTTGGGACGTTTACGCCGACTTCAATTACAGTTGTAGCAACTAAAATCTGAGTTTTCCCTTCAGCAAAACGCTGCATTTCATAGGCTTTATCTTCAGGTTTCATTTTACCATGAACAATTGAAATCCGGTAATTTGGAGATGGAAATTCACGTGATATACTTTCATAACCATCCATTAAATCTTTATAATCGAAATTCTGAGATTCTTCAATTAACGGGTAAACCACATAAGCTTGGCGACCTTTTTTTATTTCGTCTTTTAAAAACTTAAAAACTTTTAAACGATTTTTATCATAACGATGAACTGTTTTAATAGGCTTTCGACCAGGTGGAAGTTCATCTATAATCGAAATATCTAAGTCACCATACAAACTCATGGCTAAAGTTCTAGGAATTGGAGTCGCAGTCATGACTAAAACATGTGGCGGCAAATTGTTTTTTTTCCAAAGTTTTGCACGTTGAGCTACTCCAAAGCGATGTTGCTCGTCGATAATGGATAAGCCAAGATTTTTAAATTTTACCTTATCTTCAATTAAAGCATGTGTTCCTATCAAAATATGTAAAGAACCATCTTCAAGCGAAGCATGAATCTCTTTTCGAGCTTTTGTTTTTGTTGAGCCTGTTAACAATCTTACATTTACCGGAAGCTGCTCGCAGAGTTTAGAAATACCTTCAAAATGCTGTTGGGCTAAAATTTCAGTAGGTGCCATTAAACAGGCTTGAAAGTTATTATCGATAGCCATAAGCATAGACATAAAACCAACTATTGTTTTACCAGAGCCAACATCGCCTTGAAGCAATCGATTCATTTGGGCATTGCTTCCTAAATCTTTTCGAATTTCTTTAAGAACACGCTTTTGAGCATTGGTCAATTCAAATTCTAAGCCGTTGTTGTAAAATTGATTAAAAATTTCACCGACATTATTAAACGGATATCCTTTAATTTTACGTTGTTGTATTAGCTTTTGGCGCAATAGCTGGAGTTGAATATAGAAAAATTCTTCAAATTTAAATCTAAATTGTGCTTTATGTAACTGCTCTAAATTTTGTGGAAAATGAATTGATTTTATTGCCGCTTGCCTTGACATTAATTTTAAGTCTTCTAAGATTGGCTGCGGAAGATTTTCGGTAAATGCTGAATAATGCTCTTTTAATAACTGAAATACTAATTTGGTCATTAATGTGTTAGAAACACCTTTTTTACTCAGTTTTTCAGTTGAAGGATAAACAGGCTGTAAAGCAATATGAGCTTTTTGTTGATGCCTACTTAACAACTCTAATTCAGGATGCGCTACACTATACGTCTTATTAAAATAGGTTAAGCGGCCAAAAACAACATATTGTACATTTGTTTTTAAATTTTCTAACATCCATTTATGCGCTCTAAACCAAACTAACTCCATTACTCCAGTGTCATCTTCAAAATCAGCAACTAAACGCTTGCCTCGTTTTTGCTTTACAAAACGAACGCCTGTTATTTTACCGATGATTTGTACTTCAGCCGATGCAGGTGACAAGTCTTTTATTTTATGGTAGTTAGATTTGTCAATATAGCGGTTAGGAAAAATATTCAACAAATCCTGAAATGTAAATACATTTAATTCTTTATTAAACAACTCAGCCCGATTAGGGCCAACGCCTTTCAAGTAAGCAATGGGTGTTTGTAAACTCGATTTGGTCATAACTTATAAGCCTTCACTGAAAACATGAAAATACGGTAAAAATTACTAACGGCTTAAATAATCTCCAATTTTAAAAACCAAAAATTAATTTAACTATTTTTTTTAAATTTTACTATGCATGCATAATAAATTTTATTACATTTGAAGAGATCCTTTTTTAAAAAATGAGAGAAAAAACAATAGACTATATATTAAGGTCAACTTGGATAGCAGTTGCTAAAATGTATAATGAAGAGGCAGCTAAAAAATCAAGTACAATGGCAACTGGGTTTGCGCTATTAAGTATAGACCCAGAAGATGGAACACCTTCAACAGCTTTAGGACCAAAAATGGGTGTTGAATCTACAAGCCTATCTCGTACCTTAAAAACTATGGAAGAAAAAAACTTGATTAGACGTGAAAAAAACCCGAAAGACGGGAGAAGCGTGTTAATTCATTTAACCGATTTCGGAATTGATATGAGAAATTTTTCAAAAGAAGTCGTATTAGGTTTTGACCAAGCAGTAAAAGATAATATCAGTGAATCTGAATTGAAAACTTTTATAAAAGTTGCTGAAAAAATTCAAGACATGATTACTGAAAAAACAATTTATAAAAACAAAGTTTATAAAAGCATCAATACTTATGAAAAGAAGAATTAAAAAAGTAGCTGTAATTGGTTCAGGTATTATGGGAAGCGGCATTGCATGCCATTTTGCTAATATCGGCGTAGAAGTTCTACTACTCGATATAGTGCCCAATGAACTTAATGAAAAAGAAAAACAACAAGGAAAATCCTTAAACGATAAATCTGTTAGAAATCGTATTGTAAACCAAGCATTACAAAGTTCCTTAAAGTCAAATCCTTCACCAATTTATCATAAAGACTTTGCAAAACGTATTGAAACCGGAAATCTTGAAGATGATATTTCAAAAATTAAAGATGCTGACTGGATTATCGAAGTCGTTGTTGAACGATTAGATATCAAGCAGCAAGTATTTGAAAATCTAGAGAAATACAGAACACCAGGAACTTTAATTTCTTCAAATACGTCGGGAATTCCTATAAAATTCATGAATGAAGGCAGATCTGAAGATTTCAAAAAACACTTCTGCGGAACCCATTTCTTTAACCCACCACGTTACCTTAAGTTACTAGAAATTATTCCAGGACCTGACACTTCAACCGAGGTTTTAGATTTCCTTAATGAATATGGCGAAAAATACTTAGGCAAAACTACCGTTGTTGCAAAAGATACGCCAGCATTCATTGGTAATAGAATAGGTATTTTCAGCATTATGAGTCTATTCCATATGGTCAAAGATATGGACATGACAATCGAAGAGGTTGATAAGCTAACAGGACCAGTAATAGGTAGACCAAAATCAGCAACTTTTAGAACAGTTGATGTTGTAGGTTTAGATACTTTGGTACACGTGGCTAATGGACTTTATGAAAATGTCCCTAAAGACGAGCAACACGACCTGTTTAAGCTACCTGACTTCATCAGCCACATGATGGAAAATAAATGGTTGGGCAGTAAAACTGGACAAGGATTTTACAAAAAAATTAAACATGACGATGGTTCTAGCGAAATTAAATCGTTAGACTTAAGCTCACTTGAATACCGTTCAAAGCAGCGTGCAAAATTTGACACACTTGAAAAAACTAAATCGATTGATCGAGTTGCCAACCGCTTTCCGGTATTAGTTGAAGGAAAAGATAAGGCAGGCAAATTTTACAGAAAAAACTTTGCAGCACTTTTTGCCTATGTGCAAAATAGAATACCAGAAATTACAGATGCAATTTACAAAATTGATGATGCTATGAAAGCTGGCTTTGGCTGGCAACATGGACCATTTCAAATTTGGGATGCTATTGGTTTAGAAAAAGGTATTCAATTAATGAAAGATGAAGGCTTTGAAATTGCAGAATGGGTCACAAAACTATCTGAATCCAAACAAAAATCTTTTTATCATGTAAAATCTGGTAAAACTTATTACTATGAAATAGATAAAAAAACACATGAAAAAATTCCTGGTCAAGATGCATTTATCATCCTTGACAATATCAGAGAAAGCAATGAAGTTTATAGCAATAAAGATTTAGTTGCTGAAGATCTTGGTGACGGTATTTTAAATATTGAATTCAGAAGTAAGATGAATTCTATCGGTGGCGATGTCCTTAATGGAATTAACACCGCTATGGATATTGCAGAAAAAGAATATGACGGTGTTGTAATTTCTAATACTGGAGATAACTTTTCGGTTGGTGCTAACATCGGTATGATTTTCATGTTTGCAGTCGAGCAAGAGTATGAAGAATTAAATGGCGCAATTAAATATTTCCAAGACACGATGATGCGTATGCGTTACTCTTCTATCCCAACTGTAGCTGCTCCACACCAAATGGCACTTGGTGGCGGTTGCGAATTATCAATGCACGCAGATAAAATAGTAGCTCATGCTGAAACTTACATTGGTTTAGTTGAATTTGGTGTTGGTGTTATCCCTGGTGGAGGTGGCTCTAAAGAAATGACCAGACGAGCCGCAATGACTTTCCAAAAAGATGATGTTGAATTGAATAGACTGAGAGAAAATTTCTTAACAATAGGAATGGCTAAAGTAGCTAAATCTGCACACGAAGCTTATGATTTAAATATTCTTGAAAGCGGAAAAGATATTGTTGTTGTTAGCCGAGACCGACAATTAGCAATCGCTAAAGAGCAAGCCAAATTAATGGCTCAAAACGGCTATAGTCAACCTGTTAAAACGAATGATATTAAAGTTTTGGGTAGACAAGCTTTAGGCGCATTTTTAGTAGGAACTGACCAAATGAAAGCTGGTAAATATATTAGTGAACATGATCAAAAAATTGCTAATAAATTAGCTTACGTAATGTCTGGAGGAGACTTATCTGAAGCCAATTATGTATCTGAACAATATCTGTTAGATCTAGAACGCGAAGCATTTTTATCCTTATGCGGTGAACGTAAAACTTTAGAACGTTTACAGCATATGATTAAGAAAGGTAAGCCATTAAGAAACTAAAATATAAAATTAAGATGTTAGAAATTAGATAGTAGGCTAAAATTAATCGATAATAATGCATAACGATAAAGAATTAAAAATAGAAAAAAAGTCAATAAACTTTGTTGAAAATAGACTTCAACTCATAACAAATTGTCCAAATTCTGAAAAGTATGCTTTAATCGGTCAAATTAAAAGAATTGCTACTTCTGTTGCTTCCAAAATTTCGGAAAGAGCTAGCAGAAACATTTATAAAGATTACAACAGATTTTTATCAATCTCTAAAAAATCTTTAAATAAATTTAATACTCAACTAATCATATGCTATCGTCTAAATTTTATGGATAGTAAAGTGTTAGATTGGTTGAAGGATAAAAATAATGAAAACATTAAAATGATTTATAAACTTAATCAAAGCTTGGATCTTAAGTAAGTAAAAACTTAAATCTAAGTTCTAAAATCTAAATATCAGATATGAAAACAGCATATATAGTAAAAGGATATAGAACTGCAGTTGGAAAGGCACCAAAAGGTGTGTTTCGTTTTAAAAGACCAGATGATTTGGCTGCTGAGACAATTGACTACATGATGAAGCAATTACCTGAGTTTGACAAATCAAGAATTGATGATGTTATTGTTGGAAACGCAATGCCAGAAGCTGAACAAGGATTAAATATGGGTCGATTGGTCTCACTAATGGGATTAAAATCTGAAGAAGTTCCGGGAGTAACGGTTAACAGATATTGTGCTTCTGGTATTGAAACTATTGCAATGGCTTCAGCAAAAATTCAAAGTGGAATGGCTAACTGTATTATAGCTGGTGGAGCCGAAAGTATGAGCTACATTCCAATGGGTGGTTACAAGCCTGTACCAAATTATAAAACTGCAAAAGCTGGAAACGAAAGTTATTATTGGGGAATGGGCTTAACTGCAGAAGCGGTCGCAGAAAAGTATAAAATCAACGCAAAAGACCAAAATGAATTTGCCTTTAACTCTCATCAAAAAGCCATTAAAGCCCAAAAAGAAAATAGATTTCAAGACCAAATCGTTCCAATTGAAGTTGAAGATATCTTTGTAGATCCTCAAGGAAAAAAACAATCAAGAACTTACACTGTTCAAGAAGACCAAGGTCCTAGAGCTGACACCTCAGAAGAAGTTTTAAATAAATTAAGACCAGTATTTGCCGAAGGCGGTAGTGTAACAGCTGGTAATTCTTCTCAAATGAGTGATGGCGCAGCTTTTGTTATGATAATGAGTGAAGATATGGTCAAAGAATTAAATCTAGAACCTGTTGCTAGACTTGTATCATACGCGACAGTTGGTGTAGAGCCAAAAATTATGGGTATTGGGCCTGTAAAAGCGATTCCAAAAGCTTTAAACCAAGCCAATTTAAAATTAAATGATATTGAACTCATAGAACTTAATGAAGCCTTTGCTTCTCAATCACTTGCTGTTGCAAGAGAATTAGATATTAATCAAGACATCTTAAATGTAAATGGTGGTGCTATTGCTTTAGGCCATCCATTAGGTTGTACTGGTGCAAAACTATCTGTCCAAATTTTTGACGAAATGAAAAAAAGAAAACTAAAAAATAAATATTCTATGGTTACCATGTGCGTAGGGACTGGACAAGGTGCTGCAGGAATTTATGAAGTATATTAAAAATTAGATAAAATGGAAAAAAAAGATAACATGATACGCGGTGGACAATTTATTGTAAATGAAACAAAAGCTGAAGACATTTTTACGCCTGAAGACTTTTCAGATGAACAAAAAATGATGCGAGACTCTGTTAAAGAATTTGTAGACAGAGAGATTTGGCCTAAAAAAGAAGAATTTGAGAAAAAAAATTATGACTTAACTGAAGACGTCATGCGTAAAGCTGGTGAACTTGGTTTTTTAGGTGTTGCAGTACCTGAAGAATATGGCGGACTAGGAATGGATTTTGTCTCAACAATGTTAGTATGTGATTATATTTCAGGTGCTACAGGTTCATTTAGTACAGCTTTTGGTGCTCATACAGGTATTGGCACCTTGCCAATTACATTATATGGTACCGAAGAACAAAAGAAAAAATACATCCCTAAATTGGCCACCGGCGAGTGGTTTGGCGCTTATTGTTTAACTGAACCTGGTGCTGGTTCTGATGCTAATTCAGGAAAAACGAAAGCGGTCTTATCTGAAGACGGAACCCATTACAAAATCACTGGCCAAAAGATGTGGATTTCTAATGCTGGCTTTTGTGACTTGTTTATCGTATTTGCACGCATTGAAGATGATAAAAATATTACAGGATTTATAGTCGAAAAAGATTTAGAAAATGGAATATCAATGGGTGATGAAGAGAAAAAACTTGGGATTCACTCCTCTTCTACTCGTCAAGTTTTCTTTAATGAAACAAAAGTCCCTGTTGAAAATATTTTAGGTGAACGTAATGGCGGATTCAAAATTGCAATGAATGCACTAAATGTCGGTAGAATAAAACTAGCTGCTGCTTGTTTAGATGCTCAAAGACGAACCATTTCATCTGCCGTTCAATACGCTAATGATCGTGTTCAATTTAATACACCTATTTCAAAATTTGGCGCTATTCGTTCTAAATTAGCAGAAATGGCAACAGCCGCATATGCTGGTGAAGCTGCAAGTTACAGAGCAGCTAAAAATATTGAGGACCGAATCAACGCTAGAAAAGAACAGGGTAACTCTCATCAAGAGGCTGAATTAAAAGGTGTTGAAGAATTTGCTATCGAGTGCTCAATTTTAAAAGTAGCCGTTTCAGAAGATATTCAAAATTGTTCAGACGAAGGTATTCAGATTTATGGCGGAATGGGCTTTTCTGCTGATACACCTATGGAATCAGCATGGAGAGATGCGAGAATTGCCAGAATTTATGAGGGAACCAATGAAATAAACCGAATGCTTTCTGTTGGGATGTTAGTTAAAAAAGCAATGAAAGGTCATGTAGATTTTATGGGACCAGCGCAAGCTGTTGCAGACGAATTAACAGGTATCCCTTCATTTGATACACCCGATTTTTCTGAATTACTTTCAGAAGAGAAAGATATGATTAAAAAGCTTAAAAAAGTATTTTTAATGGTTGCAGGTGCTGCAGCACAAAAATTTGGAACCGAATTAGAAGAGCACCAACAATTACTTTTAGCTTCAGCCGATATCTTAATTGAGATTTACATGGCAGAATCTGCAATCCTCAGAGCTGAAAAAAATGCAAAAATTAAGGGTGAAGATTCTCAAAATGTACAAATAGCAATGGCAAAACTTAAACTTTATAATGCTGTAGAGAAAATCAATAAAAAAGCTAAAGAAGGTATTATTTCATTTGCTGAAGGTGATGAACAAAAAATGATGCTTATGGGATTAAAGCGATTTACCAAATATCACAACTATCCAAATATTGTTGAATTAAGAAATACAATTGCAGATCGTGTAGTTGAAGATAACGGCTATAAGCTTTAAAATAGATTAACAAAAAAGTATATATAAAAAGCTCACCTAAATAGGTGAGCTTTTTATATATTGTCATATTCTTAAATGTAACCTAAACATATTAGCATGAAACATTTCATAACCCTAGCTTTTACTATCTTTTGTGTGTGTCAGATATTCTCACAAGAAAATCCCTACATAAAAAAACATCAAGCCTATTTTGATATGCCAAGAGAATCATTATTTATTCACTTAAATAAATCAAAGCTAATTAAAGAAGAAAGTTTGTGGCTAAAAGGTTATGCTTTAAACAGACAAACTGACAAGCTTCACCAAAACATAACTAATGTTAACTTGTCTATTTATAATAGTCAAGGTCAATTACTAAACTCTAAAATGTTACTCGCTAATCAAGGCATCTTCATAAGTCAAGTAAAAATTGACAGCACATATCTGCCCGGAAAGTATTTTATAAAAGCGATGACCAACTATATGAATAACTTTAAAGAGCCTGACGTTTTTATTGAGTCATTTGAGGTTATTAACGAAATTAAAACACCTGAACTTCCAAAGCAAAAGTTTAGAATTAAGATAAAGCCTGAAAGCCAAAATTTAGTATATGGCTTAAGTAATAATTTAGGCATTAGAGTAGAAAGCTTAAACCATGTTGGCTTAAAAACAAATATTGATTTAATTGAAAACAATAAAATTATTAAGCAAATTAAGAGTAGTAAAAACGGTTTAGCGCTTCTTAATTTTAAACCACAAAAAGGAAATGAATATAAAGTCAGAGCTACAACTAATGGTGGATATAGTGAAGAGTATTTTATAAACCAAATAGAGTCAAGTGGAATTTGTATGCAGCTCAAAAAAATTAAAGATTACTTATTTTTTAATATTGAAGCCACAAAAGATATTAATGTAGAAGACCTTACACTTTTTATTCATCAAGAAGAAAAATTCTTATCAAAAAAATTAAAGCTAAAAGACTTAAATAAAGGCTTAGCATTTCCCACAGATAAACTATTTCAGGGGCTAAATACAATATTGATCTTAAAAGATGATCAGCCTTTATTAGAGCGTATATTTTTTAATACAACATCAGATGTTACTAAATTCAAGGGTAACTATACTATTAACCAGGTTAAAAACACAGATTCTATACAAGTTAACCTTGAGTTTATAGAAAAATCTGAGCTTCAATTAAGTGCTTCGGTCCTACCTAAAAATCAAATTACCTATAACTATCACAACAACATATTAAAAAACTTCAGATTTAGACCTTATTTGACACCTGATAGCTATTCATTAATTAAAAGCCTCGGCCATATATCTAAAGCTGAATTAGATATTGTGATGTTAATGAGTGAAAGTCGATATACAAAAAACATTTCAAAATATAAGGCGCCTGAGTTAAATTATGAAAGACAAAATGGGGTGAAGC contains the following coding sequences:
- the tilS gene encoding tRNA lysidine(34) synthetase TilS, whose protein sequence is MVQKFKTHLNKNFPELNSAKLLIAVSGGIDSMVLVELCHELGLNYSIAHCNFNLRKASVQDQDFVVNYAIKRQVDYYVRQFETHKYAKQHNLSTQVAARNLRYHWFDELINTHQFDYLLTAHHLNDNLETFLINLSRGSGIKGLTAIPDKNSYIRRPLLIFSKVELLSFAKQNKITWREDESNASNAYLRNQIRHQIVPELEQLSPHFLDAFMGSLQHLKTASILLSDYVQLIKNEVFKTQSDVSIIYLNRLKKYPNYLELLFYLLSDFNFTAWDDIKHLVNAETGKKISSKSHLLVKNRDELRLYNRKIKDEFIPLQFNSLEELVKASQPYFKATVEGFKMPKSANQVCININQLKFPLILRSINTNDTFTPFGMKGKKKVLHFLRDLKVPTLEKQKQLVFEDQNHIVWLVKKRLDHHFKVTENQNKCLKITWLN
- a CDS encoding DUF2490 domain-containing protein — translated: MKLKLLIIFLFTSTVIIAQNRFSGGLMPEFSVGYSISERFSIQHKIEYQQAMFDQVEDDLYFDLQQADIQHFLEYKISPTVDVAGGYQSRFEADGFNHHRSIQQVSWISRLIGLRIGYRFRTDQTFSNDESPLFRFRIRAKSQFPLQGLEVDQGEQYLVISNEVIYMTKTQSDDFENRLNAGIGHYFNDNNKLEIGLDWRTDDYLEPGFRNRLWLKASYYLSL
- the recG gene encoding ATP-dependent DNA helicase RecG — translated: MTKSSLQTPIAYLKGVGPNRAELFNKELNVFTFQDLLNIFPNRYIDKSNYHKIKDLSPASAEVQIIGKITGVRFVKQKRGKRLVADFEDDTGVMELVWFRAHKWMLENLKTNVQYVVFGRLTYFNKTYSVAHPELELLSRHQQKAHIALQPVYPSTEKLSKKGVSNTLMTKLVFQLLKEHYSAFTENLPQPILEDLKLMSRQAAIKSIHFPQNLEQLHKAQFRFKFEEFFYIQLQLLRQKLIQQRKIKGYPFNNVGEIFNQFYNNGLEFELTNAQKRVLKEIRKDLGSNAQMNRLLQGDVGSGKTIVGFMSMLMAIDNNFQACLMAPTEILAQQHFEGISKLCEQLPVNVRLLTGSTKTKARKEIHASLEDGSLHILIGTHALIEDKVKFKNLGLSIIDEQHRFGVAQRAKLWKKNNLPPHVLVMTATPIPRTLAMSLYGDLDISIIDELPPGRKPIKTVHRYDKNRLKVFKFLKDEIKKGRQAYVVYPLIEESQNFDYKDLMDGYESISREFPSPNYRISIVHGKMKPEDKAYEMQRFAEGKTQILVATTVIEVGVNVPNASVMLIESAERFGLSQLHQLRGRVGRGAEQSFCILMTGHKLSNDAKTRLETMCRSNDGFELAEVDLKLRGPGDLMGTQQSGILNLKIADLVKDNQILKLARSYANQIIQQDPNFNAPEHQVMIETYQQLRKGKTIWNYIS
- a CDS encoding MarR family winged helix-turn-helix transcriptional regulator, whose protein sequence is MREKTIDYILRSTWIAVAKMYNEEAAKKSSTMATGFALLSIDPEDGTPSTALGPKMGVESTSLSRTLKTMEEKNLIRREKNPKDGRSVLIHLTDFGIDMRNFSKEVVLGFDQAVKDNISESELKTFIKVAEKIQDMITEKTIYKNKVYKSINTYEKKN
- a CDS encoding 3-hydroxyacyl-CoA dehydrogenase/enoyl-CoA hydratase family protein, which gives rise to MKRRIKKVAVIGSGIMGSGIACHFANIGVEVLLLDIVPNELNEKEKQQGKSLNDKSVRNRIVNQALQSSLKSNPSPIYHKDFAKRIETGNLEDDISKIKDADWIIEVVVERLDIKQQVFENLEKYRTPGTLISSNTSGIPIKFMNEGRSEDFKKHFCGTHFFNPPRYLKLLEIIPGPDTSTEVLDFLNEYGEKYLGKTTVVAKDTPAFIGNRIGIFSIMSLFHMVKDMDMTIEEVDKLTGPVIGRPKSATFRTVDVVGLDTLVHVANGLYENVPKDEQHDLFKLPDFISHMMENKWLGSKTGQGFYKKIKHDDGSSEIKSLDLSSLEYRSKQRAKFDTLEKTKSIDRVANRFPVLVEGKDKAGKFYRKNFAALFAYVQNRIPEITDAIYKIDDAMKAGFGWQHGPFQIWDAIGLEKGIQLMKDEGFEIAEWVTKLSESKQKSFYHVKSGKTYYYEIDKKTHEKIPGQDAFIILDNIRESNEVYSNKDLVAEDLGDGILNIEFRSKMNSIGGDVLNGINTAMDIAEKEYDGVVISNTGDNFSVGANIGMIFMFAVEQEYEELNGAIKYFQDTMMRMRYSSIPTVAAPHQMALGGGCELSMHADKIVAHAETYIGLVEFGVGVIPGGGGSKEMTRRAAMTFQKDDVELNRLRENFLTIGMAKVAKSAHEAYDLNILESGKDIVVVSRDRQLAIAKEQAKLMAQNGYSQPVKTNDIKVLGRQALGAFLVGTDQMKAGKYISEHDQKIANKLAYVMSGGDLSEANYVSEQYLLDLEREAFLSLCGERKTLERLQHMIKKGKPLRN